The following proteins are encoded in a genomic region of Hyla sarda isolate aHylSar1 chromosome 3, aHylSar1.hap1, whole genome shotgun sequence:
- the PAQR9 gene encoding membrane progestin receptor epsilon — protein sequence MPPQTLTRDRSSLLRWDEVPDDFVECFILSGYRRLHLTAQECLASIFQPTNETLNFWTHFIPLVLFASRFYQVIFLSGELPWHHPALLPLWCYASGVLLTFAMSCTAHVFSCRSLRLRAAFFFLDYASISYYGFASTLAYSYYLLPRLSLLDPGVMTPYLQSRGWHWVDYGMLMGLYSELVLPIAFVLAVTCTVACCKSRSEDCSYPFAIRTFVFAMPLSMACPVMIESLLFDLGRNNPILFVHFYRRYFWLLVAAFFNVSKIPERIQPGLFDIIGHSHQLFHIFTFLSIYDQMHYVEQGLEHFLKAPHTSPTIQGTVGYLVLLIICLGLVVRTYLKGLSTTKQD from the coding sequence ATGCCCCCGCAGACCCTCACCCGGGACCGCTCCTCTCTGCTGCGCTGGGACGAGGTGCCCGATGACTTCGTGGAGTGCTTCATCCTGTCCGGGTACCGGCGGCTGCACCTGACCGCCCAGGAGTGCCTGGCATCCATCTTCCAGCCCACCAACGAGACCCTGAACTTCTGGACGCACTTCATCCCCTTGGTGCTGTTCGCCAGCCGCTTCTACCAGGTGATCTTCCTGTCCGGAGAGCTGCCCTGGCACCACCCTGCGCTGCTGCCACTCTGGTGCTACGCCTCGGGGGTACTGCTGACATTTGCCATGAGCTGCACTGCCCATGTGTTCAGCTGCCGCTCCCTGCGCCTGCGTGCCGCCTTCTTCTTCCTGGACTATGCCTCCATCAGCTACTATGGCTTTGCCAGCACCCTGGCATACTCCTACTATCTGCTGCCCAGGCTGAGCCTGCTGGACCCGGGGGTGATGACCCCGTACCTGCAGAGCCGGGGCTGGCACTGGGTGGACTATGGCATGCTGATGGGGCTGTACAGCGAGCTGGTGCTGCCCATAGCCTTTGTGCTGGCGGTGACGTGCACGGTGGCATGCTGCAAGAGCAGATCCGAGGACTGCTCCTACCCCTTTGCCATCCGCACTTTTGTCTTCGCCATGCCCCTCAGCATGGCATGCCCGGTGATGATCGAGAGCCTGCTGTTTGACCTGGGCAGGAACAACCCCATTCTCTTCGTGCACTTCTACAGGAGGTACTTCTGGCTGCTGGTGGCCGCCTTCTTCAATGTCAGCAAGATCCCCGAAAGGATCCAGCCCGGGCTCTTTGACATCATTGGGCACAGCCACCAGCTCTTCCACATCTTCACCTTCCTCAGTATTTATGACCAGATGCACTATGTGGAGCAGGGGCTGGAGCACTTCCTGAAGGCTCCTCACACCTCACCTACCATCCAGGGCACAGTAGGGTACCTGGTGCTGCTCATCATCTGCCTGGGCTTGGTAGTAAGGACCTATCTGAAGGGACTGTCCACCACCAAACAGGACTAA